The following are encoded together in the Emcibacter sp. SYSU 3D8 genome:
- a CDS encoding TetR/AcrR family transcriptional regulator — protein sequence MPRQVDHDARRREVAEVAARLISQVGVERVTVRELAKAAGYSTAIVSHYFADKRQLLLFTYQAAAQAAQARVDAVLEHAPDDLIGTIEALLPLDEARHREWQVWLSFWGMAIGDPEFAAEQRGRAFNTRKRIEKVLRTMADNGKLAKDTDFDLIARELLTMVNGLAVQAGFDPADWPPESLRKVLLQAVKPLTAKA from the coding sequence ATGCCCCGTCAAGTCGATCACGATGCCCGCCGGCGGGAAGTCGCCGAGGTCGCCGCCCGCCTGATTTCCCAGGTCGGCGTCGAGCGTGTCACCGTCCGTGAACTGGCCAAGGCGGCGGGCTACAGCACCGCCATCGTCAGCCACTATTTCGCCGACAAGCGCCAGCTTCTGCTGTTCACCTACCAGGCCGCCGCCCAGGCGGCGCAGGCCCGCGTCGATGCGGTGCTGGAGCACGCGCCGGACGACCTGATCGGCACCATCGAGGCGCTGCTGCCGCTTGACGAGGCGCGTCACCGCGAGTGGCAGGTGTGGCTGTCGTTCTGGGGCATGGCGATCGGCGACCCGGAATTCGCGGCCGAGCAACGTGGCCGGGCGTTCAATACCCGCAAGCGCATCGAGAAAGTGCTGAGGACCATGGCCGACAACGGCAAGCTGGCCAAGGACACGGACTTCGACCTGATCGCGCGCGAGCTGCTTACCATGGTCAACGGTCTCGCCGTCCAGGCCGGCTTCGATCCCGCCGACTGGCCGCCGGAAAGCCTGCGCAAGGTTCTGCTTCAGGCGGTGAAGCCGCTGACGGCCAAGGCTTGA
- a CDS encoding efflux RND transporter permease subunit produces the protein MNPSRPFILRPVATTLFMLAILLAGLVAWRFLPLSALPEVDYPTIQVRTLYPGASPDVMAVTVTSPLERQFGQMAGLKRMSSVSSAGASVVTLQFGLDLTLDIAEQEVQAAINAAGTLLPSDLPAPPIYAKVNPADAPILSLGITSGTRTLAEVQNLVDQRVANKVAQVSGVGFVSLSGGQRPAVRIQANVQALAARGLSMATLRTSIAAANSSGAKGSFDGATRSWSINSNDQLGSAEEYRNVIVAYVDGAPVRLKDVANVVDGSENSRLGAWMNRTPAIIVDVQRQPGANVIATVDAIKRALPELERSLPADVHMTLLTDRTLGIRASVHDVQIELLFAVALVTLAIFLFLGSPQATVIASVSVPLSLVGTLAAMHLMGFSLNNLTLMALTIASGFVVDDAIVVIENIARHVEKGVKPFRAAINGARQIGFTIISLTVSLVAVLIPLLFMGDVVGRLFREFAVSLAITILISAVVALTLVPMLAARWLKPADQQKMPRFSRWTRAWFDRLADRYRTGLDWVLGRQTLTLVVFGGTLALTALLFWAIPKGLFPEQDTGQLQAVIAAEQTVSFDRMAGLQAQAANAILADPDVASLSSNVGVDGQNPSLNYGRMLINLKPKGDRTTSQSRTIDRLRERVGRVAGATLYVRPVQDLTIDAERGPTQYRFSLQGADQDLTDRWAGALTAELADVDAVRNVVSDVQNEGRAVTVAINRDTASRLGISAADVDNALYDAFGQRIISTIFTQSTQYRVILESQPGMLTSPEALQRMYVPGAGGASVPLAAFAAITTGDAPLQISRVAQFPAATIGFDLAPGASLGAAVDAIVEAETRIGMPESITTQFMGAADAFRASLSNQIWLILAAIVTVYIVLGVLYESFVHPLTILSTLPSAGVGALLALMLTGNDLGVIGIIGIVLLIGIVKKNAIMMIDFAIEAQRVDGMDADDAIRQAAHLRFRPIMMTTFAALFAALPLIFGSGMGSELRQPLGLAIAGGLIVSQALTLFTTPVIYLAFERLAKRMRARRREQAA, from the coding sequence TTGAACCCGTCACGGCCGTTCATTCTGCGGCCTGTGGCGACGACCCTGTTCATGCTGGCCATATTGCTGGCCGGACTGGTCGCATGGCGCTTCCTGCCGCTGTCGGCGTTGCCCGAAGTGGACTACCCCACCATCCAGGTCCGCACCCTCTATCCCGGGGCCAGCCCCGATGTGATGGCGGTGACCGTCACCAGCCCGCTGGAGCGCCAGTTCGGCCAGATGGCCGGGCTGAAGCGCATGTCGTCGGTGTCTTCGGCCGGGGCCTCGGTCGTCACCCTGCAATTCGGGCTCGACCTGACACTCGACATCGCCGAGCAGGAGGTACAGGCCGCCATCAACGCGGCGGGCACCCTGCTGCCCTCGGATCTGCCGGCGCCGCCGATCTACGCCAAGGTCAATCCGGCCGACGCGCCGATCCTGAGCCTGGGCATTACCTCCGGCACCCGAACATTGGCCGAGGTCCAGAACCTGGTCGACCAGCGTGTCGCGAACAAGGTCGCCCAGGTGTCCGGGGTAGGCTTTGTGTCGCTTTCCGGCGGCCAGCGCCCCGCCGTGCGCATCCAGGCCAATGTCCAGGCCCTCGCGGCGCGCGGACTGTCCATGGCGACCTTGCGCACGTCCATTGCCGCTGCCAACAGCAGCGGCGCCAAGGGAAGCTTCGACGGCGCGACCCGCTCGTGGTCCATCAATTCCAACGACCAGCTCGGCTCGGCCGAGGAATACCGGAACGTGATCGTCGCCTATGTGGACGGCGCGCCGGTCCGCCTGAAGGACGTGGCCAATGTGGTCGACGGATCCGAGAACAGCCGTCTCGGCGCGTGGATGAACCGGACACCGGCCATCATCGTCGATGTCCAGCGGCAGCCCGGCGCCAACGTCATTGCCACGGTGGATGCCATCAAGCGGGCGCTGCCGGAGCTGGAACGCAGTTTGCCCGCCGACGTGCACATGACCCTGCTGACCGACCGGACGCTGGGCATCCGCGCGTCGGTGCACGACGTGCAGATCGAGCTGCTGTTCGCCGTGGCGCTGGTGACCCTGGCCATTTTCCTGTTCCTGGGCAGTCCGCAGGCAACGGTGATCGCGAGCGTCTCGGTGCCGCTCTCGCTGGTCGGGACGCTTGCCGCCATGCACCTGATGGGATTCAGTCTCAACAACCTGACCCTGATGGCGCTGACCATCGCCAGCGGTTTCGTGGTCGACGATGCCATCGTGGTGATCGAGAACATCGCCCGCCACGTGGAAAAGGGCGTGAAGCCCTTCAGGGCGGCGATAAATGGTGCGCGGCAAATCGGCTTCACCATCATCTCGCTGACGGTCTCGCTGGTCGCGGTGCTCATCCCGCTGCTGTTCATGGGCGACGTCGTGGGCCGGCTGTTCCGTGAATTCGCGGTGTCGCTGGCCATCACCATCCTGATCTCGGCGGTGGTCGCGCTCACGCTCGTGCCCATGCTGGCGGCGCGTTGGCTAAAGCCCGCCGACCAGCAGAAAATGCCGCGGTTTTCCCGCTGGACCCGCGCCTGGTTCGATCGGCTGGCCGACCGCTACCGCACGGGCCTCGATTGGGTGCTGGGCCGCCAGACCCTGACGCTTGTCGTCTTCGGCGGCACGCTGGCGCTGACCGCCCTGCTGTTCTGGGCAATTCCCAAGGGCCTGTTTCCCGAACAGGATACCGGCCAGCTCCAGGCCGTCATCGCGGCCGAGCAGACCGTGTCATTCGATCGCATGGCCGGGCTGCAGGCTCAGGCGGCCAACGCCATTCTCGCCGATCCGGATGTGGCCAGCCTGAGTTCCAACGTGGGCGTCGACGGCCAGAATCCGTCGCTCAATTATGGCCGCATGCTGATCAACCTGAAACCCAAGGGCGATCGCACGACGAGCCAGAGCCGGACGATCGACAGGCTGCGCGAGCGGGTCGGCCGGGTGGCCGGCGCGACGCTTTACGTCCGGCCCGTGCAGGATCTGACCATCGACGCCGAACGCGGTCCGACCCAGTACCGATTCTCGCTGCAAGGCGCCGACCAGGATCTGACTGACCGCTGGGCCGGGGCACTGACTGCCGAACTGGCGGATGTGGACGCGGTCCGCAACGTGGTCTCGGACGTGCAGAACGAGGGACGCGCCGTCACCGTCGCCATCAACCGCGACACCGCGTCGCGCCTCGGCATCAGCGCCGCCGACGTCGACAACGCGCTCTACGACGCCTTCGGCCAGCGCATCATCTCGACCATCTTCACCCAGTCGACCCAATACCGGGTGATTCTGGAAAGCCAGCCGGGCATGCTGACCAGCCCCGAGGCGCTGCAGCGCATGTATGTGCCGGGTGCGGGCGGCGCTTCGGTGCCGCTGGCCGCCTTCGCGGCGATCACCACCGGCGATGCGCCGCTGCAGATTTCCCGGGTGGCCCAGTTCCCCGCCGCCACAATCGGTTTCGACCTGGCGCCGGGCGCCTCGCTGGGCGCGGCCGTCGACGCCATCGTCGAGGCCGAGACGCGGATCGGCATGCCGGAATCGATCACCACCCAGTTCATGGGCGCCGCCGACGCGTTTCGGGCATCCCTGTCTAACCAGATATGGCTGATCCTGGCGGCCATCGTCACCGTCTACATCGTGCTGGGCGTGCTTTACGAAAGCTTTGTCCACCCGCTGACGATCCTGTCGACGTTGCCATCGGCCGGCGTCGGCGCGCTGCTGGCGTTGATGCTGACCGGCAACGACCTGGGCGTGATCGGCATCATCGGCATCGTGCTGCTGATCGGCATCGTCAAGAAAAACGCCATCATGATGATCGACTTCGCCATCGAGGCGCAGCGCGTGGACGGCATGGACGCCGATGACGCCATCCGCCAGGCGGCCCATCTTCGCTTCCGGCCGATCATGATGACGACCTTCGCCGCCCTGTTCGCGGCCTTGCCGCTGATCTTCGGCAGCGGCATGGGATCGGAGTTGCGCCAGCCGCTGGGCCTTGCCATCGCCGGCGGGCTGATCGTCAGCCAGGCGCTGACCCTGTTCACCACGCCGGTGATCTACCTGGCATTCGAGCGCCTTGCCAAGCGGATGCGCGCGCGCCGCCGGGAGCAGGCGGCATGA
- a CDS encoding efflux RND transporter periplasmic adaptor subunit produces the protein MLAGLILTALAIWLFAGGGESGRDQGRRRPPATVGTAEAALADMPVTLSQIGTVQPVVQATVRTQLAGVLFAIEFEEGQQVAKGQRLAQIDPRPYQLALSEAEGNLARDRAQLNAARVDLERYRTLLAQDSIAAQQVDTQAATVKQLEGTVEADAAQVGNARLNLSYTAITAPVSGKVGLRQADIGNYLTPGDANGIVVITQTSPIDVSFALPQDQVPAVQARLRDGAVLPVTAHDQNGDTVLAKGQFLTFDNVSDIATGTVKAKARFANAEGNLFPNQFVNVTLRVDTLKQAVTVPVTAVRHGSRGDFVFILTPEKTARLQVVELGPSDGTRSVVTSGVKAGDTVITEGADRIDDGASVNLPGERRADGNTGERPRRDDGGKPRSRDRKAP, from the coding sequence GTGCTGGCGGGCCTGATCCTGACCGCCCTTGCGATCTGGCTGTTCGCTGGCGGCGGCGAGTCAGGCCGTGACCAGGGACGCCGACGGCCACCCGCGACCGTCGGCACCGCCGAGGCGGCCCTGGCCGACATGCCGGTGACGCTGTCGCAGATCGGCACCGTACAGCCCGTTGTCCAGGCAACCGTCCGCACGCAACTCGCAGGCGTGCTGTTCGCCATCGAGTTCGAGGAGGGCCAGCAGGTCGCCAAGGGCCAACGTCTGGCGCAGATCGACCCCCGCCCCTACCAACTCGCCCTTTCCGAAGCCGAAGGCAATCTGGCGCGCGACCGGGCGCAGCTCAACGCCGCCCGCGTCGACCTGGAACGCTACCGGACCCTGCTGGCGCAGGATTCGATCGCCGCCCAGCAGGTCGACACCCAGGCGGCAACCGTCAAGCAACTCGAAGGCACGGTAGAAGCCGATGCCGCCCAGGTCGGCAACGCCAGGCTCAACCTGTCCTACACGGCGATCACGGCGCCGGTCAGCGGCAAGGTCGGCCTGCGCCAGGCCGACATCGGCAATTACCTGACGCCGGGCGACGCCAACGGCATCGTGGTGATCACCCAGACGTCGCCGATCGACGTCTCCTTCGCTTTGCCTCAGGATCAGGTTCCGGCCGTCCAGGCGCGCCTGCGGGACGGCGCGGTGCTGCCGGTGACCGCCCATGACCAGAATGGCGACACGGTACTGGCCAAGGGACAGTTCCTGACCTTCGACAATGTCAGCGACATCGCCACCGGCACGGTCAAGGCCAAGGCGCGCTTCGCCAATGCCGAGGGCAACCTGTTTCCCAACCAGTTCGTCAACGTGACCCTGCGGGTCGATACCCTGAAGCAGGCCGTCACCGTGCCCGTGACGGCTGTCCGTCACGGCTCCCGAGGCGACTTCGTCTTCATCCTTACGCCTGAGAAAACCGCTCGGCTGCAGGTGGTTGAGCTGGGTCCGTCCGACGGCACCAGGAGCGTGGTGACCTCGGGCGTCAAGGCCGGCGACACGGTCATCACCGAGGGCGCCGACCGGATCGACGACGGCGCCAGCGTCAATCTTCCGGGCGAGCGGCGCGCCGACGGCAACACCGGCGAGCGGCCGCGGCGGGACGACGGCGGCAAACCCCGGAGCCGCGACCGGAAAGCTCCGTGA
- a CDS encoding nuclear transport factor 2 family protein, which produces MSMKDRAYELLQSTYYDGIDSGDMAKAASALHENVEWSHAQVWPHHGFIHGEPSTNHGRAEVQTFLQARVMQLAEARIRHKVRDMVLEGNKGAILGYVRGEDGTERPFMVWFEITDDRISRYLLRPL; this is translated from the coding sequence ATGTCGATGAAGGATCGGGCTTACGAACTGCTGCAGTCGACCTATTACGATGGCATCGATTCCGGCGATATGGCCAAGGCCGCCTCGGCATTGCACGAGAACGTGGAATGGTCGCACGCGCAGGTCTGGCCCCATCACGGCTTCATCCACGGCGAACCGTCGACCAATCATGGCCGCGCCGAGGTGCAAACGTTCCTGCAGGCGCGGGTGATGCAACTCGCCGAGGCGCGCATCCGCCACAAGGTGCGCGACATGGTCCTCGAAGGGAACAAGGGCGCCATCCTGGGCTATGTGCGCGGCGAGGACGGCACCGAGCGGCCCTTCATGGTCTGGTTCGAGATCACGGATGACAGAATATCGCGTTATCTGTTGCGGCCGCTCTGA
- a CDS encoding (2Fe-2S)-binding protein, whose amino-acid sequence MIELNINGTARSVDADPSTPLLWALRDTLKMTGTKFGCGIAQCGACTVLVDGMAVRSCQQPIEGLVGSEITTIEGASGPVAEALHAAWIEHQVPQCGYCQSGQLMSATALLTDTPTPTDADIDAAMSGNICRCATYMRIRAAIHAASEKLGAA is encoded by the coding sequence ATGATCGAACTCAACATCAATGGCACGGCGCGCAGCGTCGATGCCGATCCGTCCACGCCCCTGCTCTGGGCGCTGCGCGACACGCTGAAGATGACCGGCACCAAGTTCGGCTGCGGCATCGCCCAGTGCGGCGCCTGCACGGTGCTCGTTGACGGCATGGCGGTGCGCTCCTGCCAGCAGCCCATCGAGGGACTGGTCGGCAGCGAGATCACCACCATCGAGGGCGCCAGCGGACCGGTGGCCGAGGCATTGCACGCCGCCTGGATCGAGCACCAGGTGCCGCAATGCGGCTATTGCCAATCCGGCCAGTTGATGTCGGCGACGGCGCTGTTGACCGACACGCCGACACCGACCGATGCGGATATCGACGCCGCCATGTCCGGCAACATCTGCCGCTGCGCCACCTATATGCGTATCCGCGCCGCGATCCATGCCGCTTCCGAAAAGCTGGGAGCGGCCTGA
- a CDS encoding efflux RND transporter permease subunit has product MSLSSPFIRRPIATLLLTVGVALTGIAAFFVLPVSPLPQVDFPTIRVQASMPGASPETIASTVAAPLERRLGTIAGVTEMTSSSNTGSARITLQFELSRDVDGAARDVQAAINAARADLPAALRSNPTYRKMNPADAPVLILALTSKTRPPAEIYDVVSNIVQQRMSQIQGVGDVELGGGSLPAVRIELNPLALGRFGISLEDVRTAITSSNANRPKGVIEDGERAFQIYGNRPGLNASDYRDLIIAWRDGASVRLRDVARVYDGPEDVRTMGLFNGEKAVTVVISRQPGANIIETVDSIKAELPVLQAALPDDIKLTVASDRTTTIRASLHEVELTLVIATLLVVAVVSIFLRSLRATLVPAVAVVVSLLGTLGVMYLLGFSLNNLSLMALTVATGFVVDDAIVVLENISRHLERGADRVEAALKGASEVGFTVLSISVSLVAVFIPLLFMGGIIGRLFREFAVTMSVAIMISLVIALTTTPMIAAMILPRHPKPSRIGAWAERSFDRVHGWYARSLDWALVNRGATLLLLAGAVLLNAYLFVAVPKGFFPEQDTGSMMGGIRADQSISFQDMQDKLTRIVKVINDDPAVDTVVAFSGGRRAGGGFMFITLKPKSERGGTRDVINRLRPQLSRVTGVSIFLNPVQDMRIGGRGGNSSFEYTLKGDDLEQLKAAGEMLAAALKKEPMLTDVDVDQNDTGAEVYITVDKDKAARLGIDQRTIDAILYDAFGQRQVATIYSGLNQYHVVMGVGPEFAGSPEALEHVYLPTKAPAGAEAAGISASTPTSATGTARDAPSGAAVNLSPTTMTPLSAIAHWSVGATASQINHQDGSPASTVSFNTADNVSLGEASERIREVEAGLNMPDGVHGSFAGTAQAFQQSTASTPVLIVLAIIAIYIVLGILYESAIHPLTVLSTLPSAGLGAVAALMLLGQEFDLIALIGLILLIGIVKKNAIMIIDFALEAERSRGMAPLEAVREACLLRFRPILMTTLAAGLGALPLAIGFGEGAELRQPLGITIIGGLIASQFITLLTTPVVYLALDRFRRRSPHEALLAHTAPQQGAA; this is encoded by the coding sequence ATGAGCCTGTCCTCGCCATTCATCCGCCGCCCCATCGCCACACTGCTGCTGACCGTGGGCGTGGCGCTGACCGGTATCGCCGCCTTCTTCGTGCTGCCGGTGTCGCCGCTGCCGCAGGTGGATTTCCCGACGATCCGGGTGCAGGCATCCATGCCGGGCGCCAGTCCCGAGACCATCGCCTCGACGGTGGCCGCGCCGCTGGAGCGCCGCCTTGGCACCATTGCCGGCGTCACCGAGATGACCTCGTCGTCGAATACCGGGTCGGCGCGCATTACCCTGCAATTCGAGTTGTCGCGCGATGTGGACGGCGCCGCCCGTGACGTGCAGGCCGCGATCAACGCCGCCCGCGCCGACCTGCCCGCCGCGCTGCGCAGCAATCCGACCTACCGGAAGATGAACCCGGCGGATGCGCCGGTTCTGATCCTGGCGCTGACGTCGAAAACCCGGCCGCCGGCCGAGATCTACGACGTCGTCTCCAACATCGTGCAACAGCGCATGTCGCAGATTCAGGGCGTCGGCGATGTGGAACTGGGCGGCGGTTCGCTGCCGGCCGTACGCATCGAGCTCAATCCACTCGCCCTTGGCCGGTTCGGCATCAGCCTGGAAGACGTGCGGACGGCGATCACGTCGAGCAACGCCAATCGGCCCAAGGGCGTGATCGAGGACGGCGAGCGCGCCTTCCAGATCTATGGCAACCGGCCCGGCCTCAATGCCTCCGATTACCGCGACCTGATCATCGCCTGGCGCGATGGTGCCAGCGTGCGGCTGCGCGACGTGGCGCGGGTCTATGACGGCCCCGAGGACGTCCGCACCATGGGCCTGTTCAACGGCGAGAAGGCCGTGACCGTGGTGATCAGCCGCCAGCCCGGCGCCAACATCATCGAGACGGTCGATTCCATCAAGGCCGAGTTGCCGGTGCTGCAGGCGGCCTTGCCCGACGACATCAAGCTGACCGTCGCGTCGGACCGGACGACGACCATCCGCGCCTCGCTGCACGAGGTGGAGTTGACGCTGGTGATCGCCACCCTGCTGGTCGTGGCCGTCGTCAGCATCTTCCTGCGCTCGCTGCGCGCCACCCTCGTTCCCGCGGTCGCCGTCGTCGTCTCGCTGCTCGGAACCCTCGGCGTCATGTATCTGCTGGGCTTTTCGCTGAACAACCTGTCGCTGATGGCACTGACCGTGGCGACCGGCTTCGTGGTCGACGACGCCATCGTGGTGCTCGAGAACATAAGCCGGCATCTGGAACGGGGCGCGGACCGGGTGGAGGCCGCGCTGAAAGGCGCCTCCGAAGTGGGATTCACCGTGCTGTCGATCAGCGTGTCGCTGGTCGCTGTGTTCATTCCGCTGCTGTTCATGGGCGGCATCATCGGCCGGCTGTTCCGCGAGTTCGCTGTGACCATGAGCGTGGCGATCATGATCTCGCTGGTCATCGCGCTGACCACCACGCCGATGATCGCGGCCATGATCCTGCCGCGCCATCCCAAGCCCTCACGCATCGGCGCCTGGGCTGAACGGTCCTTCGACCGGGTGCATGGATGGTACGCGCGCAGCCTGGACTGGGCGCTCGTGAATCGGGGTGCGACCCTGCTGCTGCTGGCAGGCGCCGTCCTGCTGAACGCCTATCTGTTCGTTGCCGTGCCCAAGGGCTTCTTTCCCGAGCAGGACACCGGCTCCATGATGGGCGGCATCCGTGCCGACCAGAGCATCTCGTTCCAGGACATGCAGGACAAGCTGACCCGGATCGTGAAGGTCATCAACGACGATCCGGCGGTCGACACCGTCGTCGCGTTCAGCGGCGGCCGCCGCGCCGGCGGCGGCTTCATGTTCATCACCCTGAAACCCAAGAGCGAGCGCGGCGGCACACGCGACGTGATCAACCGGCTGCGCCCCCAGCTGTCCCGCGTCACCGGCGTCAGTATCTTCCTCAACCCGGTGCAGGACATGCGCATTGGCGGACGCGGCGGAAACAGCAGTTTCGAGTACACGCTGAAGGGCGACGATCTGGAGCAGCTCAAGGCCGCCGGCGAGATGCTGGCCGCCGCGCTGAAGAAAGAGCCCATGCTGACCGACGTGGATGTGGACCAGAACGATACCGGCGCCGAGGTTTACATCACCGTCGACAAGGACAAGGCGGCGCGGCTGGGGATCGACCAGCGCACCATCGACGCCATCCTCTACGACGCCTTCGGGCAGCGCCAGGTGGCGACCATCTACAGCGGTCTCAACCAGTATCATGTGGTGATGGGGGTCGGTCCGGAATTCGCCGGATCGCCCGAGGCGCTCGAACATGTCTACCTGCCCACCAAGGCGCCTGCCGGCGCCGAGGCAGCTGGTATTTCGGCGAGCACGCCAACCTCGGCTACCGGCACCGCCCGCGATGCACCCTCGGGCGCCGCGGTCAATTTGAGCCCAACCACCATGACGCCCCTGTCGGCGATTGCCCACTGGTCGGTGGGCGCCACTGCCTCGCAGATCAATCATCAGGACGGCTCTCCGGCATCGACCGTCTCGTTCAACACCGCCGACAACGTGTCGCTGGGCGAAGCATCGGAACGGATCCGTGAAGTGGAAGCAGGTCTCAACATGCCGGACGGCGTCCACGGCAGCTTTGCGGGCACGGCCCAGGCGTTCCAGCAATCGACCGCCTCCACGCCGGTGCTGATCGTGCTCGCCATTATCGCCATCTACATCGTGCTGGGCATCCTGTACGAAAGCGCCATTCATCCGCTGACCGTGCTCTCGACGCTGCCCTCGGCGGGGCTCGGCGCGGTCGCGGCACTGATGCTCCTGGGCCAGGAATTCGACCTGATCGCGCTGATCGGCCTGATCCTGCTGATCGGGATCGTGAAGAAGAACGCCATCATGATCATCGACTTCGCCCTGGAGGCCGAGCGCAGCCGAGGCATGGCGCCGCTGGAGGCCGTGCGCGAGGCATGTCTGCTGCGCTTCCGGCCGATCCTGATGACCACGCTGGCGGCGGGACTGGGTGCGCTCCCATTGGCCATCGGCTTCGGTGAAGGCGCCGAACTGCGCCAGCCGCTGGGCATCACCATCATCGGCGGCCTGATCGCCAGCCAGTTCATCACCTTGCTGACCACGCCGGTCGTCTATCTGGCGCTCGACCGGTTCCGCCGCCGGTCGCCGCATGAGGCGCTGCTGGCCCACACCGCGCCGCAACAGGGTGCCGCATGA
- a CDS encoding zinc-binding dehydrogenase has translation MKAWRTYAWGDMRLDDVPEPVVRPGWVKARIRMVQPSITETLLLHGAKTYGYAKIEKAMAAGPAPVFGHEFSAEVVEVGECVTTLKPGMRVAARGSHPDGIVGFDYPGALAEYGVFPESLLAALPDHVSDSEGAAIQPLTDAVAAVHAAGISLGDVVVVIGQGSMGLACLQVAATAGAGLVIGVARRDGVLEISRQVGADITINTTRDDPVAAVRDLTGGRGADVVFETAGGPPDQGLAGNTTLIQAAEMLRDNGKVVGIAFDGDAAVLPYAVFRQRSIRYLFPSMLDRRMFEATVNLVASGRVDLKPMITKILDGIDKVPEAFDLTANKARHGLINPAQVIISK, from the coding sequence ATGAAAGCATGGCGGACATATGCCTGGGGCGACATGCGCCTCGACGACGTGCCGGAACCCGTGGTTCGGCCCGGCTGGGTGAAAGCCCGCATCCGCATGGTGCAGCCCAGCATCACCGAGACGCTGCTGTTGCACGGGGCGAAAACCTATGGCTATGCCAAGATAGAAAAAGCCATGGCGGCCGGTCCGGCGCCCGTGTTCGGCCATGAATTCTCGGCCGAAGTGGTCGAGGTGGGTGAGTGCGTCACGACGCTGAAGCCCGGCATGCGCGTTGCCGCGCGCGGGTCCCATCCGGACGGCATCGTCGGCTTCGACTATCCGGGCGCGCTGGCCGAATATGGCGTATTCCCCGAAAGCCTGCTGGCCGCGCTGCCCGATCACGTCAGTGACAGCGAGGGCGCCGCGATCCAGCCGCTGACCGATGCGGTCGCCGCCGTTCACGCCGCCGGCATCAGCCTGGGTGACGTGGTCGTCGTGATCGGCCAGGGTTCCATGGGGCTGGCCTGCCTGCAGGTGGCGGCGACGGCGGGCGCCGGCCTCGTCATCGGCGTCGCGCGCCGCGACGGCGTGCTGGAGATTTCCCGCCAGGTGGGCGCCGACATCACCATCAACACCACCCGCGACGATCCGGTCGCCGCGGTGCGCGACCTGACCGGCGGCAGGGGTGCCGACGTGGTGTTCGAGACGGCGGGCGGCCCGCCCGATCAGGGCCTTGCCGGCAATACGACGCTGATCCAGGCGGCCGAGATGCTGCGCGACAACGGCAAGGTGGTCGGCATCGCGTTCGACGGCGACGCGGCCGTGCTGCCCTATGCCGTGTTCCGCCAGCGCAGCATCCGTTACCTGTTTCCCTCGATGCTGGACCGGCGCATGTTCGAGGCGACGGTCAATCTGGTCGCCTCCGGCCGGGTCGACCTGAAGCCCATGATCACCAAAATCCTGGACGGCATCGACAAGGTGCCGGAGGCATTCGACCTGACTGCCAACAAGGCGCGGCACGGCCTGATCAACCCGGCCCAGGTCATCATTTCAAAGTAA